A single genomic interval of Penicillium psychrofluorescens genome assembly, chromosome: 2 harbors:
- a CDS encoding uncharacterized protein (ID:PFLUO_003444-T1.cds;~source:funannotate) — translation MSNGASSAWGILINPDKSPAPLLEQLCLGIAQLMVSQFQNPRRMQTDNDSPYVQPSFCAGGSADLTPERLAAFYRKVGGNYDALFLETKSQALSFIYQSLGCFHSLQPSTNPYERPSTPSLLPNGFVRWQTIQLLMDPDEHSRYLQNAVSLWNLTDANGEPFPKEIPRDAFPSEPDPEMLQWHEGVSKRLEYDFVRKNTPRPCSPKFGAYYVPGGSNDHEDDYFSHMPRGSGRRRTHLDSRGSQRRARKPYPAFDPPPTEPRSGFASPRVPSPPPWPERPPRKTRDRTAWMGRSVSPSTRDAEDASAESSNDSDGRAGESLRNKKSRDRHNLSPPTASRARRHSHEAYTRKPFRDLSPAAPRHQRRSHGSRSNRPQTSEERHRSKPFGVKFKEFIFDNPAAPPAPDSPYPQGPAPPPPPPPAPPPPRYVPRHRNLDPYDETRRESYSGGSGSGSRPGSGGGSSSERPRSYSHAGLPSRLSRRTSSAAKRYIPTSVAEDTDYVGSRRAPVYE, via the coding sequence ATGTCCAACGGTGCCAGCAGTGCTTGGGGCATCCTAATCAACCCAGACAAGAGCCCGGCCCCGCTGCTGGAACAGCTATGTCTCGGTATAGCACAGTTGATGGTCAGTCAGTTCCAGAATCCGAGACGCATGCAGACAGATAATGACTCTCCTTACGTGCAGCCTTCATTCTGCGCGGGCGGATCGGCCGACCTGACGCCCGAGCGACTCGCTGCTTTCTACCGCAAAGTCGGCGGTAACTACGATGCCTTGTTCCTCGAGACCAAATCCCAAGCGCTGTCCTTCATCTACCAGTCGCTGGGATGTTTCCACAGCCTCCAACCATCCACAAACCCTTACGAACGCCCCTCGACCCCCTCGCTCCTCCCAAATGGGTTCGTGCGGTGGCAGACCATACAGCTGTTGATGGACCCGGATGAGCACTCGCGATATCTGCAGAACGCTGTCAGTCTCTGGAATCTTACCGATGCAAATGGAGAGCCTTTCCCAAAAGAGATCCCCCGCGATGCATTTCCCTCCGAACCGGACCCGGAAATGCTGCAGTGGCACGAGGGAGTCAGTAAGCGACTTGAATACGACTTTGTGCGGAAGAACACTCCCCGTCCATGTTCCCCCAAGTTTGGCGCGTATTACGTCCCGGGTGGCAGCAACGATCACGAGGATGATTACTTCTCGCACATGCCTCGCGGGTCAGGACGGCGTCGAACTCATCTTGACTCACGGGGGAGTCAGCGTCGTGCTCGCAAGCCGTACCCGGCGTTTGACCCCCCGCCAACCGAACCACGATCCGGGTTCGCGTCACCACGAGTTCCAAGTCCGCCTCCATGGCCCGAACGTCCTCCTCGGAAAACTCGAGATCGCACAGCTTGGATGGGCCGCTCTGTGAGTCCGTCGACCAGAGACGCCGAGGACGCGTCGGCGGAATCGTCCAACGATTCAGACGGCAGAGCTGGCGAGTCTCTGCGGAATAAGAAGAGTCGAGATAGGCACAATTTATCACCACCGACAGCCTCTCGAGCAAGACGGCATTCCCACGAGGCGTACACGCGCAAACCTTTCCGTGAtctctctccagcagcgcctcGACATCAACGTCGCAGCCACGGATCGAGATCAAACAGACCACAGACATCCGAAGAGCGCCATCGATCGAAACCATTCGGCGTCAAGTTTAAAGAATTCATCTTCGACAATCCTGCCgctccgccagctccagATTCCCCCTACCCGCAGGGCCCtgcaccacctccacctccacctccagcaccgccaCCGCCTCGATACGTACCCCGTCATCGCAACTTGGATCCCTACGACGAGACCCGGCGAGAGAGCTAcagcggcggcagtggcagtggcagtcGGCCTGGAAGCGGGGGAGGCAGCAGCTCCGAGCGTCCGCGATCATACAGCCATGCTGGACTTCCCTCGCGACTTTCTCGTCGGACTAGTTCGGCTGCGAAACGATATATCCCGACCAGTGTTGCAGAAGACACTGACTATGTGGGCTCACGGAGAGCACCCGTATACGAATGA
- a CDS encoding uncharacterized protein (ID:PFLUO_003445-T1.cds;~source:funannotate), whose protein sequence is MFYPYRTTYLRACLVALLGLGQVNAAPTAQNGGNDRLPAVWPPPQHISSSGGGVSLDGPVTIVTGNATDSATIKTVKEAVLSAGGHVVVSSQPNGHGTQIVIGTEAENGAAAAIAKALTGKPAKGLAADGYVLASGDYEYRPTIVLNGVDGRGTFYASQTLRQLVDGHHVPGVQVRDWPLMSIRGSIEGFYGVPWSHQARLDQLVFYGKHKMNTYIYTPKDDPLLRAKWRTLYNGTAYSQLKDLVNTANTNHVDFTFALSPGLDLCYSSNADFNATIAKFDQARQLGVRSFYIAFDDIPLEFHCAADKKRWNNTGNDLWLADSQAYYLNRIQKEYIEPNGLKNLETVPTNYAGSAPNPYKEEFGTRLNKNISIQWTGEGVFSDQINDTNVQQADSTYVTDNLFLWDNFPVNDGNRNQLFLNPLIGRAANLYKYLLGFTSNPMEEAYASMPALANYGDYTWNGPAYNADESMAAILWELTGSDPTVHDAVLAFSDLNQNWPYRTPVVNSPQLSKDISAFWAARNHSSHPQGGHGHGHGHGSTLALQKRLALITTLPDVLPRMAMKGFASDVAPWSTLAMQWAHACQHLIAMLDAVDAGDKKKADGEFKAAQAWVKKTKAKTVNDRNDQGKNLPDSITPIIAEEAFTSFLANATTIYKRQ, encoded by the coding sequence ATGTTCTATCCCTATCGCACCACGTATCTTCGGGCTTGTCTTGTCgccctcctcggccttggaCAGGTCAACGCTGCGCCCACCGCCCAAAATGGTGGGAACGACAGACTCCCCGCGGTGtggcctcctcctcaacacATTTCATCGTCTGGCGGGGGCGTCTCACTCGACGGACCTGTCACCATCGTGACCGGCAATGCCACGGACTCGGCCACGATTAAGACAGTCAAGGAGGCCGTGCTTTCCGCTGGTGGTCATGTCGTCGTCTCGTCCCAGCCCAACGGCCATGGCACGCAGATCGTCATTGGCACCGAGGCGGAAAATGGcgctgccgccgccattGCCAAGGCCCTCACGGGCAAACCTGCGAAAGGCCTCGCCGCCGATGGCTACGTTCTTGCATCTGGTGATTATGAGTACCGCCCGACCATTGTCCTCAATGGCGTAGACGGGCGCGGCACTTTCTACGCATCCCAGACTCTTCGCCAACTTGTCGACGGCCACCATGTTCCCGGTGTCCAAGTACGTGACTGGCCGCTCATGTCTATCCGTGGCTCGATCGAGGGCTTCTACGGCGTTCCCTGGTCTCATCAGGCGCGTCTCGACCAGTTGGTTTTCTACGGCAAGCACAAGATGAACACCTACATCTACACGCCCAAGGATGACCCGCTCCTCCGCGCGAAGTGGCGCACTCTTTACAACGGCACCGCCTACTCCCAGCTCAAGGACCTCGTCAACACCGCTAACACCAATCACGTCGACTTCACCTTTGCTCTGTCACCCGGATTAGACCTGTGCTACTCATCAAACGCTGACTTCAACGCTACGATCGCCAAGTTTGATCAGGCTCGCCAACTTGGTGTCCGCAGCTTTTACATTgccttcgacgacatcccTCTTGAGTTCCACTGCGCAGCGGACAAGAAGAGATGGAACAACACGGGCAACGACCTCTGGCTGGCCGACTCCCAGGCGTACTATCTGAACCGTATCCAGAAGGAGTACATCGAACCCAACGGCCTCAAAAATCTTGAAACCGTTCCGACCAACTACGCCGGCAGCGCACCAAACCCTTACAAGGAAGAGTTCGGTACGCGGCTGAATAAGAATATCAGTATCCAGTGGACTGGCGAAGGAGTCTTCAGTGACCAGATCAATGATACAAACGTCCAACAGGCCGATTCGACTTACGTTACGGACAACTTGTTCTTGTGGGACAACTTCCCCGTCAACGACGGCAATCGTAACCAGCTGTTCCTCAACCCGCTCATCGGCCGTGCCGCAAATCTGTACAAATATCTCCTGGGCTTCACCTCGAATCCAATGGAGGAGGCGTACGCCTCTATGCCCGCGCTCGCTAACTATGGCGACTACACCTGGAACGGGCCAGCGTACAACGCCGACGAGTCGATGGCTGCAATCCTATGGGAACTCACGGGTAGTGACCCGACGGTCCACGACGCCGTCCTCGCGTTCTCCGACCTCAACCAAAACTGGCCGTACCGCACCCCCGTGGTCAATTCGCCCCAGCTTAGCAAAGACATCTCAGCTTTCTGGGCCGCTCGCAACCAttcatctcatcctcaaGGCGGGCACGGTCATGGACACGGCCACGGCAGCACCTTGGCGCTGCAGAAGCGCCTTGCACTCATCACGACGCTCCCGGACGTTCTTCCCCGCATGGCAATGAAGGGCTTCGCCTCGGACGTGGCGCCCTGGTCGACCCTTGCGATGCAGTGGGCACACGCCTGCCAGCACTTGATTGCCATGCTCGACGCGGTCGATGCCGgggacaagaagaaggcagacGGCGAGTTCAAAGCCGCGCAGGCctgggtgaagaagacgaaggcTAAGACTGTCAATGACCGTAATGACCAGGGCAAGAATCTTCCTGACTCGATCACGCCTATTATTGCTGAGGAGGCATTTACCTCGTTTCTCGCTAACGCCACGACTATTTATAAACGTCAGTAG
- a CDS encoding uncharacterized protein (ID:PFLUO_003446-T1.cds;~source:funannotate), translating into MTVLAGALLLGSLALAAPSKPIRCPSLDSVGTLQVLHYNNLGPQNNGSSAVLVHDRLSHAEATARCATIGEKLHPWSSEPSLNQNHLGYELDYLVYAHEFPEGQELWVSHPASGKDCYALSCSHKGLVRVSCNSKLPALCTSSPPPTKDIDRKVMESTKLTVASQDYTVTGYRDARSFRFLGIPFANPPLGKLRFAPPQAYSGPKNIDATKLGASCIQSSSSYGTLDNGPISEDCLFLNVYTPVLPTQRDEHIDGRPVAVYFYGGSFLEGTSSMIDYDGGNFASRSDVVIVTLNYRVGALGFLATGKLTTGSYGIRDQIMALQWVQEHIAAFGGDPSRVTIFGQSAGGQSAVALLSSSAAKGLFSGALVQSAPLDLPWFPRTLYSQYIAPTVGKAVGCDSDSSETELLKCLRSVPADMYLDNSTAFGDAESTIASDIATHYYHNTKLLSSQEPFMPMLDDSNYGVVDDQFYRLLTEGKLPNHVPTMFTTVHDEAALYVDAEIPDLGDTQAALDAVFETAYGTDLGTKMTLSGAFEANWTDPDGVRDAAATAVTYSEWQCAEGWLLNHAGDAFPSLYEVEINQGHIQTNIGVPAICSPNSNYNATCHSSDVLLAWGTLNSKTLNVAPYYDDLDIRHSQLLHDIWGAWFRTYNPNPNVEFLKIRGPAYATTHAIFAGGKSGYGHGYEIQPYSASDGNLTFLGMPPSHATVNFADTDKCAVFRDYGFTFQRAKMT; encoded by the coding sequence ATGACCGTTCTGGCGGGCGCGTTACTCTTGGGCAGCCTGGCTCTGGCAGCGCCTTCCAAACCAATTCGTTGCCCCAGTCTTGATTCTGTGGGAACTCTTCAGGTGCTGCATTATAATAATCTGGGCCCGCAAAACAATGGCAGCTCGGCAGTCCTGGTGCACGATCGATTGAGCCATGCAGAAGCTACGGCCCGGTGCGCAACCATCGGCGAGAAGCTACATCCCTGGTCATCTGAGCCTTCACTCAACCAAAACCACCTGGGTTATGAGCTGGATTACCTTGTCTACGCTCACGAATTCCCCGAAGGTCAAGAGCTTTGGGTGTCTCATCCCGCCTCCGGCAAAGACTGCTATGCGCTTTCATGCTCCCACAAGGGCCTTGTTCGCGTCTCCTGCAACTCGAAGCTTCCAGCTCTCTGCACGTCTAGTCCACCCCCGACAAAGGATATAGACCGCAAGGTTATGGAATCGACCAAACTTACTGTCGCATCTCAGGACTACACGGTGACCGGATATCGCGATGCACGTTCATTCCGGTTCTTGGGAATTCCCTTCGCAAATCCTCCACTGGGCAAGCTGCGGTTTGCTCCGCCGCAAGCCTACTCTGGCCCCAAGAATATTGACGCAACCAAGCTGGGAGCCTCGTGCATTCAGTCAAGCTCCAGCTATGGGACTCTTGATAACGGCCCGATCTCTGAGGATTGTCTGTTTTTGAACGTGTACACGCCCGTTCTACCAACCCAGAGAGACGAGCACATTGACGGTCGTCCTGTGGCTGTTTATTTCTATGGCGGATCCTTCCTTGAGGGCACCTCGTCCATGATCGACTATGACGGTGGCAACTTTGCTAGCCGCAGCGACGTCGTAATTGTGACTCTCAACTATCGTGTCGGCGCATTGGGCTTTTTGGCCACTGGCAAGCTCACCACTGGTAGCTACGGTATCCGGGACCAGATCATGGCGTTGCAATGGGTGCAAGAGCACATCGCTGCCTTTGGCGGAGATCCATCCCGCGTGACTATCTTTGGACAGTCTGCCGGCGGCCAGAGCGCGGTGGCTCTGTTATCTTCGAGCGCAGCCAAGGGTCTCTTCTCAGGAGCGCTTGTCCAGTCGGCACCGCTCGATCTTCCGTGGTTCCCACGTACCCTCTACTCGCAGTACATTGCCCCGACCGTAGGCAAAGCAGTCGGATGTGACAGCGACAGTTCCGAGACAGAGCTTCTGAAGTGTCTTCGCTCCGTGCCAGCTGATATGTATCTGGACAACTCCACCGCTTTTGGGGATGCCGAGTCCACCATCGCGTCTGATATCGCTACTCACTACTATCACAATACCAAACTGCTCTCGTCGCAAGAGCCCTTCATGCCCATGCTCGATGATTCCAACTACggcgttgttgatgatcaATTCTACCGTCTGCTCACGGAGGGCAAACTGCCCAATCATGTCCCGACCATGTTCACGACAGTCCATGATGAAGCAGCGCTTTATGTAGATGCCGAAATTCCCGATCTCGGTGACACGCAGGCTGCACTTGATGCGGTGTTCGAGACCGCCTATGGGACCGACCTCGGCACAAAAATGACCCTTTCCGGTGCTTTCGAGGCCAACTGGACCGACCCCGACGGCGTACGTGATGCCGCTGCGACGGCAGTGACCTACTCTGAATGGCAATGCGCCGAGGGCTGGCTCCTCAATCATGCCGGCGATGCATTCCCGTCGCTCTATGAAGTGGAAATCAACCAGGGACACATTCAGACAAACATTGGTGTTCCTGCCATCTGCTCTCCGAACAGTAACTACAATGCCACCTGTCATTCATCTGATGTCCTGCTTGCCTGGGGTACGCTCAACTCGAAGACATTGAACGTGGCGCCCTACTACGATGATCTGGATATCCGCCACTCCCAACTCTTGCACGATATCTGGGGTGCCTGGTTCCGTACCTACAACCCCAACCCGAACGTCGAGTTCCTCAAGATCCGTGGCCCGGCATACGCCACTACGCATGCTATCTTTGCTGGTGGCAAGAGTGGGTACGGACATGGCTACGAAATTCAGCCATACAGTGCTTCAGATGGCAATCTGACATTCCTTGGAATGCCACCTTCGCATGCTACTGTCAACTTTGCAGACACGGATAAGTGTGCAGTCTTTAGAGACTATGGGTTCACTTTCCAGCGCGCTAAGATGACATAG